Proteins encoded together in one Streptomyces sp. TLI_171 window:
- a CDS encoding family 1 encapsulin nanocompartment shell protein produces the protein MNNLHRELAPVSVAAWAEIEEEARRTFKLHVAGRRVVDLHGPDGPELAAVGTGHLSDIAAPGNGIRARARECRPVVELRVPFTVTRAAVDDVERGSKDSDWDPVKDAARTIALAEDRAIFDGYTAAGITGIRDGSSNHPVALPADVREYPNAVSRALTALRLAGVGGPYSLLLGADTFTAVNETSDHGYPVHNHLARLLDGEIIWAPAVEGAVLLSARGGDFELHLGEDLSIGYLSHDDATVHLYLQESLTFQLHTPEASVALTSA, from the coding sequence ATGAACAACCTGCACCGCGAACTGGCGCCCGTCTCCGTGGCGGCCTGGGCCGAGATCGAGGAGGAGGCCCGGCGCACCTTCAAGCTGCACGTCGCCGGACGCCGCGTCGTCGACCTGCACGGCCCCGACGGACCCGAGCTCGCCGCCGTCGGCACCGGGCACCTCAGCGACATCGCCGCCCCCGGCAACGGCATCCGGGCCCGCGCCCGCGAATGCCGGCCGGTGGTCGAACTGCGCGTCCCGTTCACCGTCACCCGGGCCGCCGTCGACGACGTCGAGCGCGGCTCCAAGGACTCCGACTGGGACCCGGTCAAGGACGCCGCCCGCACCATCGCCCTCGCCGAGGACCGCGCCATCTTCGACGGCTACACCGCCGCCGGCATCACCGGCATCCGCGACGGCTCCAGCAACCACCCCGTCGCCCTCCCCGCCGACGTCCGCGAATACCCCAACGCCGTCAGCCGCGCCCTCACCGCGCTGCGCCTGGCCGGCGTCGGCGGCCCCTACTCCCTCCTGCTCGGCGCCGACACCTTCACCGCCGTCAACGAGACCTCCGACCACGGCTATCCCGTCCACAACCACCTCGCCCGCCTGCTCGACGGCGAGATCATCTGGGCCCCCGCCGTGGAGGGCGCCGTCCTGCTCTCCGCCCGTGGCGGCGACTTCGAACTCCACCTCGGCGAAGACCTCTCCATCGGCTACCTCTCCCACGACGACGCCACCGTCCACCTCTACCTCCAGGAATCCCTCACCTTCCAACTCCACACCCCAGAAGCCTCCGTGGCCCTCACCTCCGCCTGA
- a CDS encoding MMPL family transporter — MPSSPRRLRFLLPLVLLLIWLALGGALGPFAGRLGEVSSNDGAAFLPRSAESTRVAQLEKDFRTEATLPVVLVWEADSGQVDEALRADAARALAAAVQVPGATGQVSPLLPSEDGRALEAVLQLRADLGPDTKVAVGAIRERAGQVRGAVSGVAGPAAVLADLSGAFAGIDGLLLGVALGVVLLILLLVYRAVLLPLLVIAGAVFALAVACAIVYALAQHGVVRVDGQVQGLLSILVIGAATDYGLLYSARFREELAAGRDRFTAARTALRRSAEPIGASGLTVGLGLLVLLLSDLTNNRALGPVGAIGIACAVLSALTFLPAVLALSGRAAFWPARPTAAGSSGRLWQRVAELVGRRPRLLWVGSAAVLAALAACAPLLDARGVPQSELFTTAQPSVAAQRLLSGHFPGGSGNPAVVVARADRADAVAAAAQVPGVASVRPYTGGAPTDPPVVADGLVRLDATLADPADSDAALATVARLRTAVHAVDGADALVGGYSAQQADTRTTARHDRTLIMPVVLLCILAVLVLLLRSVLAPVLLAATVALSYLATLGVSALVFPHVFGFSATDPSVPLYGFVFLVALGVDYNIFLMTRVREETAALGTRAGVLRGLTATGGVITSAGVVLAATFAALGVIPLAFLAQIAFIVAFGVLLDTLLVRSLLVPALVHDLGGRVWWPARKAD; from the coding sequence ATGCCGTCCTCCCCGCGCCGTCTGCGCTTCCTGCTGCCACTCGTCCTGCTGCTGATCTGGCTCGCCCTGGGCGGCGCGCTCGGGCCGTTCGCCGGGCGGCTCGGCGAGGTGTCCAGCAACGACGGCGCGGCCTTCCTGCCGCGCAGCGCCGAGTCGACCCGGGTCGCGCAACTGGAGAAGGACTTCCGGACCGAGGCGACCCTGCCGGTGGTCCTGGTCTGGGAGGCGGACTCCGGACAGGTCGACGAGGCGCTGCGCGCCGACGCCGCCCGGGCGTTGGCGGCGGCGGTGCAGGTGCCGGGCGCGACCGGGCAGGTCTCGCCGCTGCTGCCGTCCGAGGACGGGCGGGCGCTGGAGGCCGTGCTGCAACTGCGCGCCGACCTGGGGCCGGACACCAAGGTGGCGGTCGGCGCGATCCGCGAGCGGGCCGGGCAGGTCCGGGGGGCGGTGAGCGGGGTCGCCGGGCCGGCGGCGGTGCTGGCCGACCTGTCGGGCGCGTTCGCGGGCATCGACGGGCTGCTGCTGGGAGTGGCGCTCGGCGTGGTGCTGCTGATCCTGCTGCTGGTCTACCGGGCGGTGCTGCTGCCGCTGCTGGTGATCGCGGGCGCGGTGTTCGCCCTCGCGGTGGCCTGCGCGATCGTGTACGCGCTCGCACAGCACGGGGTGGTGCGGGTGGACGGACAGGTGCAGGGGCTGCTGTCGATCCTGGTGATCGGCGCGGCGACCGACTACGGGCTGCTGTACTCGGCCCGCTTCCGCGAGGAGCTCGCCGCCGGCCGGGACCGGTTCACCGCCGCCCGGACGGCGCTGCGCCGCTCGGCCGAGCCGATCGGCGCCTCGGGCCTGACGGTCGGCCTGGGCCTGCTGGTGCTGCTGCTCTCGGACCTGACGAACAACCGGGCGCTGGGCCCGGTCGGCGCCATCGGCATCGCCTGCGCCGTGCTGTCCGCGCTGACCTTCCTGCCGGCCGTCCTGGCCCTGTCCGGCCGGGCCGCGTTCTGGCCTGCCCGGCCGACCGCGGCGGGCAGTTCGGGCCGGCTGTGGCAGCGGGTCGCCGAGCTGGTGGGACGCCGTCCGCGCCTGCTGTGGGTGGGTTCGGCAGCGGTGCTGGCGGCGCTCGCCGCGTGCGCCCCGCTGCTGGACGCCCGGGGTGTCCCGCAGTCCGAGCTGTTCACCACCGCGCAGCCGTCGGTGGCGGCGCAGCGCCTGCTGTCGGGGCACTTCCCGGGCGGCTCGGGCAACCCGGCGGTGGTCGTCGCCCGCGCGGACCGGGCGGACGCCGTGGCGGCGGCCGCGCAGGTCCCCGGCGTCGCCTCGGTGCGCCCGTACACCGGCGGCGCCCCCACCGACCCGCCGGTGGTCGCGGACGGCCTGGTCCGCCTGGACGCGACGCTCGCCGACCCCGCCGACAGCGACGCGGCGCTCGCCACCGTCGCCCGGCTGCGGACGGCGGTGCACGCGGTGGACGGCGCGGACGCCCTGGTCGGCGGGTACTCGGCGCAGCAGGCGGACACCCGGACGACGGCCCGGCACGACCGGACGCTGATCATGCCGGTGGTGCTGCTGTGCATCCTGGCGGTGCTGGTGCTGCTGCTGCGCTCGGTGCTGGCGCCGGTGCTGCTGGCGGCGACCGTGGCGCTCTCCTACCTGGCGACGCTGGGCGTCTCCGCACTGGTCTTCCCGCACGTGTTCGGCTTCTCGGCGACGGATCCGTCCGTCCCGCTGTACGGGTTCGTGTTCCTGGTGGCGCTCGGCGTGGACTACAACATCTTCCTGATGACCCGGGTGCGGGAGGAGACCGCGGCACTGGGCACCAGGGCGGGAGTGCTCCGCGGGCTGACCGCCACCGGCGGGGTGATCACCTCGGCGGGCGTGGTGCTGGCGGCGACCTTCGCCGCGCTCGGCGTGATCCCGCTCGCCTTCCTCGCGCAGATCGCGTTCATCGTGGCGTTCGGCGTGCTGCTGGACACCCTGCTGGTGCGCTCCCTGCTGGTCCCGGCGCTGGTCCACGACCTGGGCGGCCGGGTCTGGTGGCCCGCCCGCAAGGCGGACTGA
- a CDS encoding metallophosphoesterase family protein, which produces MDIPNMGVPAKLAARMSMAEQHEYLRSKLSRRTLLRSGAVTVGAIAVGGALGSGAASAAPAGSTADTVTGSLVAPVGRHLQFGAEADTQMRVSWQVPAPVKKPFLRFGRHPWDLSHKIEAEVRALHTPALTDGGTPVDQYYLHVELNWLQPGTTYYYGVGHEGFDPAAQQAISTLQTFTTAPSRGGRHNRPFEPFTFTAFGDQGVSAHAAGNDNVILAQKPVFHLHAGDICYADPMGQGLDSDKVAFNALTWDAFLAQTETVAAKIPWMVSYGNHDMEAWYSHNGYGGDDARFTLPTNGPDPRTAPGVYSFTYGNVGVISLDANDVSYEIPVNFGYTNGRQTAWLERRLRELRADEAIDFVVVFFHHCAFSTTHQHASEGGVREAWVPLFEKYRVDLVINGHNHVYERTDAILGNKVNKAVPSGATVDPAKDGVVYVTAGAAGRSLYSFDAPDTYEGHENHQDEVVTYHFDKGATKVVETVEWSRVRYTGYSFIKVDVTPAHRGATTTMKVTALAENGARIDHYSIARRAGRSERGH; this is translated from the coding sequence ATGGATATCCCCAACATGGGCGTGCCCGCCAAGCTCGCCGCCCGGATGAGCATGGCGGAGCAGCACGAGTACCTCCGCAGCAAGCTGTCCCGCCGAACCCTGCTGCGCTCCGGCGCGGTGACGGTCGGCGCGATCGCGGTCGGCGGGGCGCTGGGCTCCGGCGCCGCGTCCGCCGCCCCGGCCGGCAGCACCGCGGACACGGTGACCGGCTCGCTGGTCGCACCGGTCGGCCGCCACCTGCAGTTCGGCGCCGAGGCCGACACCCAGATGCGGGTGTCCTGGCAGGTCCCGGCCCCGGTGAAGAAGCCGTTCCTGCGCTTCGGCCGGCACCCCTGGGACCTCAGCCACAAGATCGAGGCCGAGGTGCGCGCGCTGCACACCCCGGCGCTGACCGACGGGGGCACCCCCGTCGACCAGTACTACCTGCACGTCGAGCTGAACTGGCTCCAGCCCGGCACCACGTACTACTACGGCGTCGGCCACGAGGGCTTCGACCCGGCCGCGCAGCAGGCGATCTCCACCCTGCAGACCTTCACCACCGCGCCGTCCCGGGGCGGCCGCCACAACCGGCCGTTCGAGCCGTTCACCTTCACCGCCTTCGGCGACCAGGGCGTCAGCGCGCACGCGGCGGGCAACGACAACGTGATCCTGGCGCAGAAGCCGGTCTTCCACCTGCACGCCGGCGACATCTGCTACGCCGACCCGATGGGCCAGGGCCTGGACAGCGACAAGGTCGCGTTCAACGCGCTGACCTGGGACGCGTTCCTGGCGCAGACCGAGACGGTGGCCGCGAAGATCCCGTGGATGGTCTCCTACGGCAACCACGACATGGAGGCCTGGTACTCGCACAACGGGTACGGCGGCGACGACGCCCGCTTCACCCTGCCGACCAACGGCCCGGACCCGCGCACCGCGCCCGGCGTGTACTCCTTCACCTACGGCAACGTCGGCGTGATCTCGCTGGACGCCAACGACGTCTCGTACGAGATCCCGGTCAACTTCGGCTACACCAACGGCCGGCAGACCGCCTGGCTGGAGCGCAGGCTGCGCGAGCTGCGGGCCGACGAGGCGATCGACTTCGTGGTGGTCTTCTTCCACCACTGCGCCTTCTCCACCACCCACCAGCACGCCTCCGAGGGCGGGGTCCGCGAGGCCTGGGTGCCGCTGTTCGAGAAGTACCGGGTGGACCTGGTCATCAACGGCCACAACCACGTGTACGAGCGCACCGACGCGATCCTCGGCAACAAGGTCAACAAGGCGGTGCCGAGCGGCGCCACCGTCGACCCGGCCAAGGACGGCGTGGTCTACGTGACCGCCGGCGCCGCGGGCCGCAGCCTGTACTCCTTCGACGCCCCCGACACCTACGAGGGCCACGAGAACCACCAGGACGAGGTGGTCACCTACCACTTCGACAAGGGCGCCACCAAGGTCGTCGAGACCGTCGAGTGGTCGCGGGTCCGCTACACCGGCTACTCCTTCATCAAGGTGGACGTCACCCCCGCGCACCGCGGCGCGACCACCACCATGAAGGTCACCGCGCTGGCCGAGAACGGCGCCCGGATCGACCACTACTCGATCGCCCGCCGCGCGGGCCGCAGCGAGCGCGGTCACTGA
- a CDS encoding Dyp-type peroxidase: MPQPQPVLSTLTGAAVFLVLGIEDGGEQTVRDLLPDLGGLARTVSTRAPHERVSLVLGIGSDAWDRLFAGPRPAGLHPFVELAGPRHLAPATPGDLLVHVRAERMDLCFEIATLLSRRLGDSVTVLDETHGFRYFDCRDLIGFVDGTENPVGQDAADAVLIGEEDPDFAGGSYVIVQKYLHDMAGWHGLSTERQELIIGRTKLDNVELDDAAKPADSHVALNTVTGPDGEDRDIWRLNMPFGSFAEGGECGTYFIGYARDPWVTEEMLRNMFLGRGPAAHDRLLDFSTAVTGTFFHVPSADFLNDPPPAPGQAADAPSTPLPLRDGSLHIGSLKRSTAP; the protein is encoded by the coding sequence ATGCCGCAGCCCCAACCGGTCCTCTCCACGCTGACCGGGGCCGCCGTGTTCCTGGTGCTCGGGATCGAGGACGGCGGCGAGCAGACCGTCCGCGACCTGCTTCCGGACCTCGGCGGACTCGCCCGCACCGTCAGCACCCGCGCCCCGCACGAACGGGTCAGCCTGGTCCTCGGCATCGGCTCCGACGCCTGGGACCGCCTGTTCGCCGGCCCCCGACCCGCCGGGCTGCACCCCTTCGTCGAACTCGCCGGCCCCCGGCACCTCGCCCCCGCCACCCCCGGCGACCTGCTGGTGCACGTCCGCGCCGAACGCATGGACCTGTGCTTCGAGATCGCCACCCTGCTCAGCCGGCGGCTCGGCGACAGCGTCACCGTGCTCGACGAGACCCACGGCTTCCGGTACTTCGACTGCCGCGACCTGATCGGCTTCGTCGACGGCACCGAGAACCCGGTCGGCCAGGACGCCGCCGACGCCGTGCTGATCGGCGAGGAGGACCCGGACTTCGCCGGCGGCTCCTACGTCATCGTGCAGAAGTACCTGCACGACATGGCCGGTTGGCACGGCCTCAGCACCGAACGCCAGGAACTGATCATCGGCCGCACCAAGCTCGACAACGTCGAACTCGACGACGCCGCCAAGCCCGCCGACTCGCACGTCGCGCTGAACACCGTCACCGGCCCCGACGGCGAGGACCGCGACATCTGGCGGCTCAACATGCCCTTCGGCTCCTTCGCCGAGGGCGGCGAGTGCGGCACCTACTTCATCGGCTACGCCCGCGACCCGTGGGTCACCGAGGAGATGCTCCGCAACATGTTCCTCGGCCGCGGCCCCGCCGCCCACGACCGGCTGCTGGACTTCTCCACCGCCGTCACCGGCACCTTCTTCCACGTCCCCAGCGCGGACTTCCTGAACGACCCGCCGCCCGCCCCCGGCCAGGCCGCCGACGCCCCGTCAACGCCGCTGCCGCTGCGCGACGGCAGCCTCCACATCGGCAGCTTGAAGAGGAGCACCGCACCATGA
- a CDS encoding YnfA family protein yields the protein MSTARSILLFAVAALLEIGGCWLVWQSVRESRPWWLAGLGVLALGLYGFTAALQPDANFGRVLAAYGGVFVAGSLLWGVVVDGFRPTRWDVLGALTCLAGVGVIMYGPRR from the coding sequence GTGAGCACCGCCCGTTCGATCCTCTTGTTCGCCGTGGCCGCGCTGCTGGAGATCGGCGGCTGCTGGCTGGTCTGGCAGTCCGTCCGCGAGTCCCGGCCGTGGTGGCTGGCCGGGCTGGGCGTGCTCGCGCTCGGCCTGTACGGCTTCACCGCCGCCCTGCAGCCGGACGCGAACTTCGGCCGGGTGCTGGCCGCGTACGGCGGGGTGTTCGTGGCCGGGTCACTGCTGTGGGGCGTCGTGGTGGACGGCTTCCGCCCCACCCGCTGGGACGTGCTCGGCGCGCTGACCTGCCTGGCCGGCGTCGGCGTGATCATGTACGGGCCGCGCCGCTGA
- a CDS encoding cytochrome P450 — MPSSSSESRCPFLDPTGSALHEEAARLRAQGPAVLVELPGGVRAWSVTRRAVIQALTTDPRVSRDHRRHWPGAADVPEGWVLGPVTFQDSFVNAYGAEHRRARGRIAPTFLPRRVESMRPLVQATADRLVAALGALAPGESVDLRTALSRPLTLTVICDLFGVPDGMRVALCDVIDQVLDSSLDEERALAAQRDLDQRLGALLAHKRAHPAADLTSDLLLSDRPGEQPLADPELTGTLFTMITGGFETAVNLITSAVLALLTHPEQLARVRAGTIGWADVVEETLRVEGPVMHVPMRYAIEDIDLGEGVVIGKGDPIVIGFAAAGRDPEAHPDRPDQFDPTRADKSHLAFGYGPHFCVGAPLARLEADIALTTLFGQLPELALARPGTAPPRLPTMIINGPAELAVVPRPGSSAG, encoded by the coding sequence GTGCCGTCGTCCTCGTCCGAGTCCAGGTGTCCGTTTCTCGATCCGACCGGAAGTGCGCTGCACGAGGAGGCCGCCCGGCTGCGGGCCCAGGGGCCCGCGGTGCTGGTGGAGTTGCCCGGCGGCGTGCGCGCCTGGTCGGTGACCAGGCGGGCGGTGATCCAGGCACTGACCACGGATCCGCGGGTGTCGCGGGACCACCGGCGGCACTGGCCCGGCGCGGCGGACGTGCCGGAGGGCTGGGTGCTGGGGCCGGTCACCTTCCAGGACAGTTTCGTGAACGCCTACGGCGCCGAGCACCGCAGGGCCCGCGGCCGGATCGCGCCGACCTTCCTGCCGCGGCGGGTGGAGTCGATGCGGCCGCTGGTGCAGGCGACCGCGGACCGGCTGGTGGCGGCGCTCGGCGCGCTGGCGCCCGGGGAGAGCGTGGACCTGCGGACGGCGCTGTCGCGGCCGCTCACGCTGACGGTGATCTGCGACCTGTTCGGCGTGCCGGACGGCATGCGCGTCGCGCTCTGCGACGTGATCGACCAGGTGCTCGACTCCTCGCTGGACGAGGAGCGCGCGCTGGCCGCCCAGCGGGACCTGGACCAGCGGCTGGGAGCCCTGCTGGCCCACAAGCGGGCGCACCCGGCGGCCGATCTGACGAGTGATCTGCTGCTGTCGGACCGGCCGGGCGAGCAGCCGCTCGCCGACCCGGAGCTGACCGGCACGCTGTTCACGATGATCACGGGCGGCTTCGAGACCGCCGTCAACCTGATCACCAGCGCGGTGCTGGCGCTGCTCACCCACCCCGAGCAGCTGGCCCGGGTCCGGGCGGGGACGATCGGCTGGGCGGACGTGGTGGAGGAGACGCTGCGGGTGGAAGGTCCCGTGATGCACGTCCCGATGCGGTACGCGATCGAGGACATCGACCTCGGCGAGGGCGTGGTGATCGGCAAGGGCGACCCGATCGTCATCGGCTTCGCCGCGGCCGGCCGGGACCCGGAGGCGCACCCGGACCGCCCGGACCAGTTCGACCCGACCCGCGCCGACAAGTCCCACCTGGCGTTCGGCTACGGCCCGCACTTCTGCGTCGGCGCACCGCTCGCCCGGCTGGAGGCGGACATCGCGTTGACCACCCTGTTCGGGCAGCTGCCGGAGCTGGCCCTGGCACGGCCCGGCACGGCCCCGCCCCGGCTGCCCACCATGATCATCAACGGCCCGGCGGAGCTGGCCGTGGTCCCCAGACCGGGGAGCTCGGCCGGCTGA
- a CDS encoding MerR family transcriptional regulator — protein MPEPALSTGAVARRLGVSPTTVRSWERRYGIGPAEREAGRHRLWAEPDVAVLEAMCRLTARGVSPAEAARLARSGAAAGAASTVAAQAPAVRPEVRGLARAARRLDGPEVARILRDGVERFGAVAAWTDLMAPALRAAGRRWAAGGGERYVEVEHLLSWHVSGALRRVAEPGAGPGSAPPAAGPPVLLAAMPGEQHTLPLEAVAAALAELGLPYRMFGPALPADALAGAVRRTGPAAVLLWSQTRATADPAPARAVPAAARGGRGARTRPALLTAGPGWTAATRPPDALMPRDLPGALALLAGALGSRTW, from the coding sequence ATGCCAGAGCCAGCGCTGAGCACCGGGGCGGTGGCCCGGCGGCTCGGGGTGTCGCCGACCACCGTCCGTTCCTGGGAACGCCGCTACGGCATCGGCCCGGCCGAACGGGAGGCGGGGCGCCACCGCCTCTGGGCGGAGCCCGACGTGGCCGTGCTGGAGGCGATGTGCCGCCTCACCGCGCGCGGGGTGTCACCCGCGGAGGCGGCCCGGCTGGCCCGGTCCGGCGCGGCGGCCGGGGCCGCGTCGACGGTCGCGGCGCAGGCCCCGGCGGTGCGGCCCGAGGTGCGCGGGCTGGCCCGCGCCGCCCGGCGGCTGGACGGGCCCGAGGTCGCCCGGATCCTGCGCGACGGGGTCGAGCGGTTCGGCGCGGTCGCCGCCTGGACCGACCTGATGGCCCCCGCGCTGCGGGCCGCCGGACGGCGCTGGGCCGCCGGCGGCGGCGAACGGTACGTCGAGGTCGAGCACCTGCTGTCCTGGCACGTGTCCGGCGCGCTGCGCCGGGTCGCCGAACCCGGGGCCGGCCCGGGCTCCGCGCCCCCGGCGGCCGGACCGCCGGTGCTGCTGGCCGCGATGCCCGGCGAACAGCACACCCTGCCGCTGGAGGCCGTCGCCGCCGCGCTCGCCGAACTCGGGCTGCCGTACCGGATGTTCGGCCCGGCGCTGCCCGCCGACGCGCTCGCCGGCGCGGTCCGCCGGACCGGCCCCGCCGCGGTGCTGCTCTGGTCGCAGACCCGCGCCACCGCCGACCCGGCGCCCGCCCGGGCCGTGCCCGCCGCCGCCAGGGGCGGCCGTGGCGCCCGCACCCGCCCCGCGCTGCTCACCGCCGGACCCGGCTGGACGGCAGCCACCCGGCCGCCCGACGCGCTGATGCCCCGGGACCTGCCGGGCGCGCTCGCCCTGCTGGCCGGCGCGCTAGGGTCGCGGACGTGGTGA
- a CDS encoding pyridoxal phosphate-dependent aminotransferase: protein MEFRQSSKLKDVCYEIRGPVVDTANALEEAGHSVLRLNTGNPAPFGFEAPEEILQDIIRNLPNAHGYSDSRGILPARRAVVQYYQQRGVPGVTVDDVYLGNGASELIQMAVQALVDDGDEVLVPMPDFPLWTAVVRFAGGKAVHYLCDEEADWYPDLDDIASKISHRTKAIVVINPNNPTGAVYPKELLEGILDLARRHHLLVFADEIYDKILYDDAEHHCLAALADDVVTLTFNGLSKAYRVAGFRSGWLAVSGPKEHAKDYLEGLSMLAAMRLCPNVPAQYAVQAALGGHQSINDLTLPTGRLTEQRDVTWRALNDIPGVSCVKPKGALYAFARLDPAVHRIVDDERFVLDLLLREKIHIVQGTGFNWPRPDHFRFVTLPRADELETAINRIGRFLATYRQ from the coding sequence ATGGAGTTTCGCCAGTCCAGCAAGCTGAAGGACGTGTGCTACGAGATCCGTGGCCCGGTCGTCGACACCGCCAACGCCCTGGAGGAGGCCGGCCACAGCGTGCTGCGCCTCAACACCGGCAACCCGGCCCCGTTCGGCTTCGAGGCCCCGGAGGAGATCCTCCAGGACATCATCCGCAACCTGCCCAACGCGCACGGCTACAGCGACTCCCGCGGCATCCTGCCCGCCCGCCGGGCCGTGGTGCAGTACTACCAGCAGCGCGGCGTCCCGGGCGTGACGGTCGACGACGTGTACCTCGGCAACGGCGCCTCCGAGCTGATCCAGATGGCCGTGCAGGCGCTGGTCGACGACGGCGACGAAGTCCTGGTCCCGATGCCGGACTTCCCGCTCTGGACGGCCGTGGTCCGGTTCGCCGGCGGCAAGGCGGTGCACTACCTGTGCGACGAGGAGGCCGACTGGTACCCGGACCTCGACGACATCGCCTCCAAGATCAGCCACCGCACCAAGGCCATCGTGGTGATCAACCCGAACAACCCGACCGGCGCGGTCTACCCGAAGGAACTCCTCGAAGGCATCCTCGACCTGGCGCGCCGTCACCACCTGCTGGTCTTCGCCGACGAGATCTACGACAAGATCCTCTACGACGACGCCGAGCACCACTGCCTGGCCGCCCTCGCCGACGACGTGGTCACCCTCACCTTCAACGGCCTCTCCAAGGCCTACCGGGTGGCCGGCTTCCGCAGCGGCTGGCTGGCCGTCTCCGGCCCCAAGGAGCACGCCAAGGACTACCTGGAGGGCCTGAGCATGCTGGCCGCCATGCGACTGTGCCCCAACGTGCCCGCCCAGTACGCCGTGCAGGCCGCGCTCGGCGGCCACCAGTCCATCAACGACCTCACCCTGCCCACCGGCCGCCTCACCGAGCAGCGCGACGTCACCTGGCGCGCCCTCAACGACATCCCCGGCGTCTCCTGCGTCAAGCCCAAGGGCGCCCTGTACGCCTTCGCCAGACTCGACCCGGCCGTCCACCGGATCGTCGACGACGAACGCTTCGTCCTCGACCTGCTGCTCCGCGAGAAGATCCACATCGTCCAGGGCACCGGCTTCAACTGGCCCCGCCCCGACCATTTCCGCTTCGTCACCCTCCCCCGCGCCGACGAACTGGAGACCGCGATCAACCGGATCGGCCGCTTCCTCGCCACCTACCGCCAGTAG
- a CDS encoding zinc-binding dehydrogenase: MTRAEFPAAFGEQRFDVILDPVGGPTRRANLALLAPHGRLAVYGNLASFEPVEVSANELLTHGQSLLTYNSNLLSRTDPDRLAARAARALALVADGSVRVDVTAEHPLAAAAEAVDRLAAGATLGKSVLRIR; encoded by the coding sequence GTGACCCGGGCGGAGTTCCCGGCCGCGTTCGGCGAGCAGCGCTTCGACGTGATCCTCGACCCGGTCGGCGGCCCGACCCGGCGCGCCAACCTGGCGCTGCTGGCGCCGCACGGCCGGCTGGCGGTCTACGGCAACCTCGCGAGCTTCGAGCCGGTCGAGGTCTCGGCGAACGAGCTGCTGACGCACGGTCAGTCCCTGCTGACCTACAACAGCAACCTGCTGAGCCGCACCGACCCCGACCGGCTGGCCGCCCGCGCGGCCCGCGCGCTGGCGCTGGTGGCCGACGGCTCGGTGCGGGTCGACGTCACCGCCGAGCACCCGCTCGCCGCGGCGGCGGAGGCGGTCGACCGGCTGGCGGCCGGGGCCACCCTGGGCAAGAGCGTGCTGCGGATCCGGTGA
- a CDS encoding MarR family winged helix-turn-helix transcriptional regulator yields MGQREAGSREFGRLLQGLASEMNLLGHDFAAASGLHATDVQALLAVLRAADPPGITPGQLRAELGLTSGAVTAVLDRLERAGHVHRTRDAADRRQVHVHYHPDAARIAGDWFAPVADRTDRVRAEFRAEELATVRRFLTLMTEQLADLRQDRRGNRG; encoded by the coding sequence GTGGGGCAGCGGGAGGCCGGCAGCCGGGAGTTCGGACGGCTGCTGCAGGGGCTGGCGTCCGAGATGAACCTGCTCGGGCACGACTTCGCGGCCGCCTCCGGTCTGCACGCCACCGACGTGCAGGCACTGCTGGCCGTGCTGCGGGCCGCCGACCCGCCCGGCATCACCCCGGGGCAGCTGCGCGCCGAACTCGGCCTCACCTCCGGCGCGGTGACCGCCGTGCTGGACCGCCTGGAGCGGGCCGGCCACGTGCACCGAACCCGGGACGCCGCCGACCGACGCCAGGTGCACGTGCACTACCACCCCGACGCGGCCCGGATCGCGGGCGACTGGTTCGCGCCCGTCGCGGACCGCACCGACCGGGTGCGCGCCGAGTTCCGGGCGGAGGAACTCGCCACCGTGCGGCGGTTCCTGACCCTGATGACCGAGCAGCTCGCGGACCTGCGGCAGGACCGGCGCGGCAACCGGGGCTGA